One Streptomyces sp. CG4 genomic window, AAATTCGGCCCTCTATGGGCGATTTAGAGGTAAGACGGCCTCCGCCCGGATAGAGAATCCCTGTCACCCGCGCATACCGCGACCTGCGGAGGCAAATGCTGTTCGGGCTTGCGTGCGAATCCCGCAAGCTACGCAAAGCGGATGATTCCTGCCATCCCATTATAAATGCTCTCTTGTGGTCAACCGGCGGCAGGAAGACGATCGCTTCTCGTTCCCATCCCCTCTCTGCGAGGAGTTCTTCATGAGTGAGCGGTTGAGCCTCGGCCCGGATGCCGCACGGCAACTCGCCAACACCACCAAGACCACACCGCAGATGCGCGGCATCACCCCGCGCTACCTGCTGCGGGCGCTGCCCTGGGTGGACGTCGAGTCCGGCGTCTACCGCGTCAACCGGCGCCGTACGTACGTCCTCGGCGACGACCGCATCAGCACCACCGACGACGCCACGCCGCGCGTCATCGCAGGCGACCTCCGCGAACTGCCGTACCTGCGCGAGGCGGACGATGCGCTGCTGGAGGAACTGGCCTGCGCGTTCACACAGGTCACCTTCGAGCCGGGCGAAGTGCTGGCGCAGGAGGGCGCCCCGGCCGACCGGCTGTGGGTGATCGTGCACGGGCGCGCCGAGAAGCGCGCGACCGGGCAGTACGGCGCGGACGCGCTCCTCGACGTCATCGGCGACGGCCAGTTCTTCGACCTCGGCGCGTGGACCCGCGCCGAGGCCACGCCGTACCGGGTGCAGGCGCTGACCGCCGGCGTCGCCCTCTGCCTGGACCGCGCCACACTCGCCCGGCTCGGCGAGCGGGACGAGACCTTACGGGGTGCCGTGGACGCGTATGTCGCCGGCGCCCATGTCATGGCCGGCGCCGAGGTCCCCGTCGACCTCACCGCCGGGCACGTCGGCGAGCCGGATCTGCCGGCGACCTTCGTCGACTACGAGGACGCTCCCCGCGAGTACCACATGACGCTCGCCCAGACCGTGCTGCGCGTGCACACCCGCGTCTCCGACCTCTACAACGGGCCGATCGACCAGACGCGGGCCCAGGCCAACCTCACCGTTCACGCACTGCGCGAGCGGCAGGAGGCCTCGATGCTGTACCACCCGGAGTTCGGGCTCTTCAACAACGTCGCCCCCGGTCAGCGCGTACAGACGCGCACCGGCGCGCCGACCCCCGACGACATGGACGAGCTGCTGACGCGGGTGTGGAAGCAGCCCGCGTACTTCCTCGCCCACCCGAAGGCGATCGCGGCGTTCGGCCGCGAATGTACGCGCCGGGGCGTGCCCCCGGTGATCGAGAACCGCTTCGGCAGCCCGCTGCTGACCTGGCGCGGGGTGCCGCTGCTGCCGTCGGACAAGGTGCGGTTCTCCGGGGGCGCGGGCGTGGGT contains:
- a CDS encoding family 2B encapsulin nanocompartment shell protein, with product MSERLSLGPDAARQLANTTKTTPQMRGITPRYLLRALPWVDVESGVYRVNRRRTYVLGDDRISTTDDATPRVIAGDLRELPYLREADDALLEELACAFTQVTFEPGEVLAQEGAPADRLWVIVHGRAEKRATGQYGADALLDVIGDGQFFDLGAWTRAEATPYRVQALTAGVALCLDRATLARLGERDETLRGAVDAYVAGAHVMAGAEVPVDLTAGHVGEPDLPATFVDYEDAPREYHMTLAQTVLRVHTRVSDLYNGPIDQTRAQANLTVHALRERQEASMLYHPEFGLFNNVAPGQRVQTRTGAPTPDDMDELLTRVWKQPAYFLAHPKAIAAFGRECTRRGVPPVIENRFGSPLLTWRGVPLLPSDKVRFSGGAGVGTTEILLMRLGEAEQGVVGLRPSKVADEVEPGLAMKNMGVDQKGITSYLMTAYFNAAVLVEDALAVLQNVEVSKYHDYS